ATTACATATTTTTATAAAATTAGCAATAGTATGATAATTTTCTATATAACCATTATCAATATACAGCTCACCAATAGAATTTGTTTCGGGATCGCCAAATAAGTCATTAATAATTTTCTGCGAATATTTCTCAGGATAAATATCTGAAATATCTTCAGCGGCCTCCCTTAAAATACCTTTAAATCTTTTAGCAGGCAAATAGGGTATGCCATTGTCATCATAAATTACGTCGACATCTATTATCCCTGATAGCCCCTCGCCAGAAGAAATACACAAATCCGACTTTAATTCAACTTTTATATGCATTTTAACCCTTCCTTCTCAAATTTCAATGTAATAATCAAATGCTTCAATCACATCATAATATGGTGTCATATCATATACATCAAATAAACTCTCATAACTCACATCATCAATTTTACACACATCAAGTTTTTTACTTCTCACTTCAATCATAAAATCAACTACCTCTTCGCGACCTTCTAAAAAAGCATCTCTTAGATTCATTAATTTTGATCTTGGCCAGTTTTTAAAACTTTCAAATATTTTTTCAAAATTTCCCCACGAATATTTTCCTTCATCCATAATGCACCACGGCCTATAAAGTAAATTATATTGAGGCAATTTATTATTATCTCCGCTCAATGGTGGCAATGATGGATCCTTTAAACTGCCCAAATTATAATTTTTTGCCCTCATCTCATCTAATTCATCGGTCATTCCACTATTTACTATATGAAAGTCAAGCCAATTACCAACTGTTTCACTTTCTGCTTTAAGAAACTTTCCTTTTCTTTTAGCTGCACCACAGCAATCCTCTGCTATTTTGTATGCCCTATCAATTGGAAAGTGACTTTTTACTATAGCTACACCTGCACAAGCAGAAATAGGAATTTCATAATTTCTTATTTTTACACTATTTTTTTTATTAATAGATTTTAATATATCAACTGCTAAGCCTAAAGCTAATTTACCATTACATATAAAAGTAATATCATCGCCTTCCATAATTACTGGCCTAATGGGTAATGTGTTATTTTTCAACTCTAAAAATTTTAGTTTTTCAGTTTTAATATTGATTATTAAATTTTTTACCATATCTTCAAAAAACAATTTATATACTCTGTCAATTTCACTTGATAATTCTCTCATGGCTTTCATGCCTTCAGTAAAATCATCAAATTCTGATAAAAATTTATCTATTTCATGTCCCATATTATTTCCATCAATATGTACAACTCCTATGTAATTTTCACCTTCTGATTGTCCAAGCTCATCTAATTCCATTGGAAATTCATATTTCTCGCCATTATAATTAAAATCATTAAATTGATCATTATCTATTAATATATCTCTCTTACATTTAGTTTCAGTTGATATGTATATCTCTCTATTGTCTTCTGTAAATGAATCTATAGCTGGATACTCATTATTTGCAGAAGGTTTTGTTATTGGTAATCCAAGAAGCCTTGTCCCTCTGAAATTCATATTTTTCTTTTGTTCTAATTTATTTAACAATTCATTCCTTTTTTCTTTAAAGTCATCCTTGTCTATATCAACTTCACAATAAGCCGTAACATATCCAATTGAAGTAGCATTTTTTAATAAAATAGTTGAAAATTCCTCATTAACCTTTTTCATTATATTTTTATCTTTATATAGTAAAGCAGCATTTCCACCACCTATATAAACAATCCTGACATCAACATCCATCATATTATCCTTATCGTCGTCTGAATATTTGAAATTACAATT
The nucleotide sequence above comes from Thermoanaerobacterium sp. CMT5567-10. Encoded proteins:
- a CDS encoding Cas10/Cmr2 second palm domain-containing protein — its product is MIFSLYDSTGIQNYIFSSNKLKEIVGGSELVRKMFKEFLIGAIKNCNFKYSDDDKDNMMDVDVRIVYIGGGNAALLYKDKNIMKKVNEEFSTILLKNATSIGYVTAYCEVDIDKDDFKEKRNELLNKLEQKKNMNFRGTRLLGLPITKPSANNEYPAIDSFTEDNREIYISTETKCKRDILIDNDQFNDFNYNGEKYEFPMELDELGQSEGENYIGVVHIDGNNMGHEIDKFLSEFDDFTEGMKAMRELSSEIDRVYKLFFEDMVKNLIINIKTEKLKFLELKNNTLPIRPVIMEGDDITFICNGKLALGLAVDILKSINKKNSVKIRNYEIPISACAGVAIVKSHFPIDRAYKIAEDCCGAAKRKGKFLKAESETVGNWLDFHIVNSGMTDELDEMRAKNYNLGSLKDPSLPPLSGDNNKLPQYNLLYRPWCIMDEGKYSWGNFEKIFESFKNWPRSKLMNLRDAFLEGREEVVDFMIEVRSKKLDVCKIDDVSYESLFDVYDMTPYYDVIEAFDYYIEI